The Mucilaginibacter terrae region TGAAAGATGTGAGGCGTACTGATGACGGTCGTGCCGCGCTAAAAATAGCGTTGGATAGCAACCTGCCTCCGGTAAGATACATCAGGGTTCGTATAAAACATGTTACCACCGGCGATAGCTATTACAGTAACATGAGCGAAATGACTTTCTTTAATGATGTATTTAAATAAATAAAAACTATCAGTGTATTAAGGCCGGGCTTTACTGCCCGGCCTTATGCTATTAACGGTTATTTATAAATCATTAAAGAGCATGAATGGACTATAAATTTCATATAAACTCTAATTGTTAATTTGTAATAGTAAAAAAAGTTGAACTTTAATTATGCAAACTTTGTGAAACGGATTTGCGTTGCGGCAGTAATTTTACTGCCTTTTACAGTATTGTATGCCAGTGCACAAAGCAATTACGATAAATGGAAAGGTTTTGAGCGTGTATCCGTTAAGGTAAATAATTTTAACGGGTATTATGTAAAACCTCAACATCCTTTAAAGGGCAACCCGTGGGTTTGGCGGGCATCTTTTCCTGATTGGCATACTGATATTGATAGTATACTTTTAACAAAAGGATTCCATATTGCTTATCTGGATGCCGATAATTTATATGGCAATGCGTTGGCCATGCAAGCCTGGGATGCTTTTTACCGGCAACTTACAGCACAGCTAAACTTATCAGCTAAACCAGCACTCGAAGCTGTGAGCAGGGGAGCTTTATATGCTTTGACATGGGCTAAGCGTAATCCCGATAAGGTAAGCTGTATTTATGCCGAAACGCCCGTTTACGATGTTAAAAGCTGGCCCGGGGGTAAAGGGAAAGGCATTGGCGACAGCGCCGCCTGGAATGAATTTAAATCAATATTTAAGTTTACCGAACAACAGGCACTTGCTTATCATGATAACCCAATTGATAATTTAGAAGGCTTAGCAGCTTTTAAAGTTCCCGTGCTTAATGTAGTTGGGTTATGGGACCAAATAACGCCGCTTGCCGAGAATGCTGCCTTGTTTGTAAGCCGTTACAATGCCTTAGGCGGCCCTGCGACGGTTATACCCGTTACAGCAGGCCCTCAAACCATGAACGGGCATCATATCCCGATACCAAATGTTGAGCAACTGGCTAATTTTATAATAAATAATACCGCCGCTATTGAGCCTTTACCTTATTCAAGGTACATAAATGTTAGGTCGGGCATTGCAAATTTTGAGCGATCTGCTGTGATCAAAAAGAAAGCTGTAGTTGCGTTTTTAGGAGGATCAATAACCTACAACCCTGGCTGGCGGCAAAAGGTATGCACCTATCTTCAGGAGTTTTACCCACAAACCCAATTTCGTTTTATTGCTGCAGGCATTCCTTCATTAGGTAGTTTACCACATGCGTTTCGGTTGCAGCAGGATGTGCTCGATTCGGGTAAGGTGGATCTGCTTTTTTTAGAAGCCGCGGTAAACGATCGAGTTAACGGCACTGATAGTCTTACCCAGGTTCGTGATCTGGAAGGAATTGTAAGGCATGCCAAAAGAGCTAACCCTAATATGGATATTGTGATGATGGAGTTTGCCGACCCTGATAAAAATCATGATTATGACGGGGGGAAAACGCCGGTCGAGGTTACCAACCATGAATTGGTAGCCAATAGTTACGGTTTAGCCTCAATTAATTTGGCTAAAGAGGTGCATGATAAAATAAAGAACAGGGAATTTAGCTGGGATGATGATTTTAAAGACCTTCACCCATCGGTTTTTGGGCAGGAATTATACTTTGCCAACATTAAGGAGTTGTTTGCCATATGCCGTGAGAAAACTGCCCAGGCAACTGTTGTTTACAAACAATTACCCTCAAAGCTAAATAAGTTTAGTTTTGCCAACGGCTCGTATTATACTATTAAAAACGCTAAAACTGACAAAAACTGGAGTTTAAATGCTAACTGGCATCCCACAGATAATACCGGCACCCGTGAAGGATTTGTGAATATTCCGGTGTTGAGTGCTACAACGGCCGGAGCAAGGCTTACACTAAAATTTAAAGGTGATGCCATTGGCATAGCAGTATTATCCGGACCTGATGCCGGAGCGATCAACTATTCAATTGATAATGGGGCTTACAAGCGTTTGTCATTATATACACCCTGGAGCAGTTCTTTGCACTTGCCTTGGTATTTGTTATTGGGGGCGGGGTTGAGTAATACTACCCATAGTTTGAGCATTATAATAGATGATGCTAAACCTGAAGGCAGTTTGGGCAAGGCCTGCCGCATTGTAAATTTTTTGGTAAACAAACCTTGATAGGAGCGGGATTATATCGAAGAATAATCCATCCTGTTTAAAGTTTTATCCATTTTTAAACAAATGGCGGCTTAATATTTTTACCAAAGCCAATTATAAAATCCACTGCCGTCAGTTCGATAAAAAAAGAATGCGGTACAGTTTAAGTATCTCCGATGAAAAAAATTCTATTTAGCCTTATAGTAGTAACTGTAAGTATTCAAAGTAATGCCCAGTCTTTAAAGGTATGGTTTAATAAGCCGGCCTCTCAATGGGAAGAAACATTGCCCTTGGGTAACGGCAGGCTTGGCATGACGCCTACCAGCGGTGTAATTGATGAAAAGATAGTACTCAATGATATAACTTTATGGTCAGGTGCGCCACAGGATGCTAATAATTACGAAGCCTACAAAAGCCTGCCCAAAATAAGGAGCTTACTTGCCGAAGGTAAAAACGACGAGGCGCAAGCACTTATCGACAAGAATTTTATATGCAAGGGCATTGGTTCGGGGGGAGTACCATTTGGCTGTTACCAGATGCTGGGCGATTTGGATATACGTTTTAATTACGCCCAACAACTCAGTGAGGCAGATGTAAAAGAATACTACCGCGAATTATCACTTGATAATGCGGTTGCCAAATGTTCGTATCGTATTGGCGGCGTAACTTACCATCGCGAGTATATAACCAGTTTTGGCACCGATGTTTGCATGGTACGCCTCTGGGCCGATAAACCGGGGCAAATTAGCTGTAATATAAAACTTACCCGTCCCGAAAAATCAAAAACGGATGTTACAAAAAACACGCTTCAAATGGAAGGCGAACTTAACAGCGGCACCGCTGAGCCCGGCATGCAGTATTTGGCCAAAGTGCAGGCCAAACTAACCGGAGGTAAATTAAATGCCAATGGTAATACTCTCGAAATAAAAAACGCCAATGAAGTGGTGCTGTATGTATCGGCATGCACAAATTACAAAAATTCTGCTTATAAAAATTATATAACAAAACAGTTAAATGAGGCTTTTAACGGTAACTATAACCTCCAAAAAAAACAGCATATAACAAAGTATCAAAAGCTTTTTAACCGTGTTAATGTAAAAATAGGCAACAATACGGCAGCTCAGTTGCCAACAAATGAACGTTTGGCAGCATTTCGCACAACGCCCGACAAAGATTTGGCCTTGCCTGTGTTGTTTTATCAGTTTGGCCGCTACCTGTCAATAAGCAGTACCAGGGTAGGTTTGCTTCCGCCTAACCTGCAAGGCTTATGGGCTAATCAAGTACAAACGCCGTGGAACGGCGATTACCATTTGGATGTTAACGTGCAAATGAATCATTGGCCGTTGGAAGTGTCAAACCTATCGGAACTTAATCTACCGCTGGCCGAGTTGGTTAAGGGCATGGTTAAACCCGGAGAGCGCAGCGCCAAAGCCTACTACAATGCTGATGGTTGGGTGGCGCACGTGATAACCAACATATGGGGTTTTACCGAACCGGGCGAAAGCGCATCATGGGGAGTAACCAAATCAGGTTCGGGGTGGTTGTGCAATAATTTATGGGAACATTACGCCTTTTCAGAAGATAAGAATTATCTGAAAACTATTTACCCCATATTAAAAGGATCGGCCATGTTTTACAGCAGCATGCTTATTCACGATCAAAAAACCGGCTGGCTGGTTACATCACCATCATCATCGCCCGAGAACAGCTTTTACCTTCCCAATGGTAAAACTGCCAGTATATGTGAAGGCCCTACAATTGATAATCAAATCATCAGAGAGTTATTTGCCAACGTAATTACCGCTGCTAAAGCTTTAAATACTGACAAGGCATTGGTAAAAAGCCTCGAATATAAGTTGAAACAGCTCCCACCGGCAGGTATGGTAGCTAAAGACGGCCGTTTAATGGAGTGGTTGCATGAATATAAGGAAACTGATCCGCAGCATCGTCATATCTCTCATTTATACGGCTTATTCCCGGCACCGCTTATTACCCCCGAATTAACACCGGAGCTTGCCGAGGCTTGTAAAAAAACCTTGGATGTTAGGGGAGACGATGGCCCAAGTTGGTCAATTGCTTACAAACAACTGTTTTGGGCACGGCTGCACGACGGCAACAGGGCGTACAAACTCTTTAAAGAAATTATGAAACCCACACTTAAAACCGATATTAATTATGGTGCAGGTGGTGGCGTTTACCCCAACCTGCTTTCGGCAGGGCCGCCGTTTCAAATTGATGGCAACTTTGGTGCAGCTGCTGGTATTGCCGAAATGCTTATACAAAGCCATGCAGGTTTTATTGAGTTGTTACCTGCCATACCTGATCAATGGAAAACATCAGGCAGTGTAAGCGGTATAAAGGGTAGGGGGAACGTTACCTTGAGCTTCACCTGGAAGAATGGTAAAGTAACAGCCTACAAAGTCACAGCTCCTGATGCCCGCCGGGTTAAAATAAAGGTTAACGGGGTATTAAAACAAGTAGTAATTACCAAAGCCTGATTTACCTATGATACTAATTAGGAGATTTTTTTTAGTTGCCATTTTTTGCTATTTAGGCTTTCTGTCGTCATTTGCAAAGCAAAAAGATATAAGGCTTGCATTGCAGAAAGCAAACGTTGATATAGTAAAAATGGCGTATGGGAAAGCCGGGTTAATAACATATAATCTTAAAACAGGCACATATAGCGTTACTGATAATGGACATAGCTATATCAGTAGTGCTTTTGCAAACCTGAAGTTGAATGATGATACCCTTTCATCAACCGGCAGCTTTAGCCGTAAGTATAGCAAGACCGTTATTTCGAACGGATTTGGCAAAGGAACCAGGCATGTTATCACATTAACCGCAAGCGGAATGCCATTGTTGCAACAAATATTTTATACCTATCCAGGCCGCAATTATTTTTTTGTGCAATTAAAAGTTACCGGCAAGCAATTGACAAGTAATTATATGTCGCCGCTTGTAGCCCGGTTTACATCATTAGGTAAAGGAGAGCGTAGCATTTTTATGCCATTTGATAATGATACTTTTATAAGCTACAATGCTAAAGATTTAAATAAAGGAGTTACCAATACCAGCGCTGAAGTTGGCTTGGTTTACAATTCCGAAAAAAATGGCATCATAGCCGGTTCGGTTGAGCATGAACTTTGGAAAACAGGTGTAAGCGTAGCCAATTTAACCAATGCGCACAATTTAAAAGTATGGGCCGGATATGCCGACAAGGATGTAACGCGCGATACCGTGCCTCATGGTATAGTAAAAGGAACCGTACTGCAATCGCCCTTAATGATGGTTGGCTATTTTGCCGATTGGCGCAAAGGATTGGAGGAGTACGGAAAGTGTAACCGAATTGCCGAACCACCATATGTATTCAATTGGACCAAGGCAACCCCCATTGGCTGGAATAGCTGGGGCGTACTGCAGGATAAGCTTACTTATGATAAAGCTGTTGAAGTAACCAATTTTTTTGCCGACAGTCTTAAAGCTTTCCGCTCAGGCAGTACCGCTTATATAGATTTAGATGCCTACTGGGACTTTTTAAAACAAGGCGATGATTTTAGTAAATTAAAAGAATTTGCAGATTACTGTAAAAGTAAAGGCTTACAACCCGGCGCATACTGGGCGCCTTTTACCGATTGGGGCCATAAAAGTGGCGGCAGCCGTAAAGCCGAAGGAAGCGATTACACCTATGCTGAGTTATGGACCAAAACAGGCAGGGGATATCATGATATTGATGGCGCGAGGGCATTAGATCCAACGCATCCGGGTACAAAAAAACGTATAGATTACTTTATAGATCATTTAAAGGCATGTGGTTTTAAAATGATCAAGATCGACTTTTTAGGTCATGCGGCCATAGAGGCCAAGCAGTTTCATGACCCTGCGGTTACTACAGGCATGCAGGCGTTTCGTGTGGGCATGGAGTATCTGGTTAACAGGATGGATAATCAAATGCTTATTTATGCGGCTATATCGCCCAATATAGCTACCGGTCGGTATGTACACAGCAGGCGTGTGGCTTGCGATGCCTTTAAAACCATCGAACATACTAAGTACACGCTTAATAGTCTTAGCTATGGCTGGTGGCAAACATATGTTTACAATTTTATAGATGCCGATCATGTGGTGTTTGCCAATGAGCCAATTGGCGCCAACAGGGCAAGGCTGCTATCTGCACTAATTACCGGTACATTTATTACAGGAGACGACTTTTCGGCAAATGGGGTTTGGAAAGAACGGGCAAAGCAATTTTACCAAAGTAAAGCACTGCTTAAAGTATTAAAAAGCGGCAAAGCTTTCCAGCCGGTAGATGCCGCTACAGGTATTGGCGCGTCAACTGCTTTTTGGCGCAGGGATGGTAATGAATTTTACCTGGCCGTTTTTAATTACGATAAAGAAGCACAGCATCATGATATAACCTTTGCTGAATTAGGCATCGATCCGAGAGATATCAGGCAATGCACTGAAATACTGCAAGACAAAAGCTTTGCGTATAGTAATAAGCTAAGCATCGACATTGCCGGTGCAGATGCGGCACTCTACAAGTTTAATCTGAACAAATAATTTTTACATCTACCTTTAGCATGACCATAAAGCAGCATTTTACCTACCTAAAATTCACGATCATTCTGATAGCTACATTTGGTAAGCTCTCGGCCCAGGTAATTACCATTCCTATCGAAACTTCGAGCAAGGCTGTTGTGCTTCAGGTTGGTGCCGATAAGCAGTTGCGTACCATTTACATGGGGCAAAAGTTAGCCGATAGCAAAGAGTACGAAAGTATATCCAATGAGTACAAGCAAACTGAAGATCATGCTGGTTTGCTCAATTCGGCTTATACACCTTCGGGGGCACGGAATTTGGTTGAGCCGGCCATTACCGTAACACATACTGACGGCAATCAATCTCTTGACCTGCGGTACGTTAGTCATGAAGTAAAAACTGTAAGCGAAGGTGTTTCTTTGCTTACAGTTACATTACAAGATAATGTTTATAATTTTTACGTAACGCTGTGTTATAAATCGTACAACAAAAATGATGTAATTGAGCAATGGAGTATAATAAGGCATAATGAAAAGAGCAGCGTAACCTTGCAGAAATTTGCTTCTGCCAACTTGCATATAAAGGGCAATGGCTTTTGGTTAAAGCAGTTTCATGGCGATTGGGCTAAAGAGATGCAGCCCGAAGAATCGAAGCTTACGCATGGCATCAAAACAATCGACTCCAAATTAGGTACACGTGCAAATTTATTTATGCCATCAGTGTTTGCCATATCTATGGGCAGTCCGGCACATGAGGATGAAGGAAGTGTGCTTTTAGGTGGCTTGGAATGGAGCGGCAATTTTAAGGTGGATTTTGAAGTTGATAACCAGGATAACTTACGGCTTATTGCCGGAATGAATAATTACGCCTCTGCTTATAAACTTAAAGCGGGCGATGAATTTGCTACCCCGCCGCTGGTTTATACCCTGTCAAACCAGGGAACTGGTTATGCCAGCCGAAACCTACAAAGCTGGGCCCGTAACTTTAAAATATTAGAAGGCAAGGGTAACAGGCTAACATTGCTGAATAATTGGGAAGCCACCTACTTTGATTTTAACGAGCAAAAGCTTGGTGAGTTACTTAAAGATACCCGCAAACTGGGGGTGGACTTATTTTTACTTGATGATGGCTGGTTTGGCAATAACTATCCCCGTAATGGCGACAATGCTGGTTTGGGCGATTGGCAGGAAAACCGCAAAAAACTACCTAACGGCATTGCCTCAATTGCCAGGCAGGCAGCAGCAGATGGTGTGAAATTTGGAATATGGATTGAACCTGAGATGGTTAATCCTAAGAGCAATCTGTATAAAAATCATCCCGATTGGGTGGTTAAGCAACCTAAGCGCGACGAGTATTATTTTAGAAATCAGCTGGCTTTGGATCTAAGCAACCCTAAGGTACAGGATTTTGTATATCACATCGTCGATTCTTTGTTTATTAAAGCACCATCGCTTGCTTATATAAAATGGGATTGTAATGCTGTTATTTACAATGCCTATTCTGTGTACCTCAAAAGCGAGCAATCTAATTTTTATGTTGAATATGTACGCGGACTGTATAAGGTTTTGCAAAAAATTAGGGCTAAGTACCCAACAGTTCCTATTATGCTTTGCTCAGGTGGCGGCGGCCGCGTTGATTACGGCGCTTTGCAGTACTTTACCGAGTTTTGGCCAAGTGATAATACTGATCCTATGGAGCGAATATTTATTCAATGGAACTATTCTTATTTTTATCCTGCAATTGCTACATCAGCCCACGTTACTGATTGGGGCAAGCAGCCTATAAAATTCCGTACTGATGTGGCCATGATGGGTAAGCTTGGATTTGACATCGTACTGGACAAGTTAAGCTCTTCTGATATGCAGTTTTGCCAGCAAGCTGTTGTGAATTATAACAGTATAAAAGAAGTGATATGGCATGGTGACCAATACCGTCTCCGTAGTCCTTATGAGCATAACATGGCGTCGATGATGTATGTAGACGAAGCCAAAACCTCGGCGGTTATATTTAATTACCTGGTAAATAACAGGTATGGTGAAAGCAGTAGATTACCTGTTAAACTAAAAGGACTTGACCCCCAAAAGCGCTACCGGATAGAGGAGGTCAATGTCTATCCCGGTACACGAACCAGTATAAATTCAAATTTTCAACTTTCAGGTGATTTTTTGATGAACGTTGGTATTAATCCCGATGTAAACGCACAGCGCACCAGCGTTATTTTGAAAATAGTTCAGGTTAAATAGCGTTTCAAAAGCACAGATGGTTTCTATTCCTTTACGATAGATGAATGCTCCAATACATAACAGCGCATATCCTTTGATTTATGTAACTTAACTAACCTTTAACGATCATAATTTCATCCAATATGCCTTATTCGCCGGATACCTGCAGGTATGTCAGAGCAGATTAAAAATAAGATCATGCAGCCCTTCTATAGACGAACCCGATCCCGGTAAAAGGAACAGGCTTGGGACGCTCACTGAATTGCGGTATCATCGTTAAGGTTCATAACGGTGACGAAAGCCAGAAAAGGATATTTATGGCCTTTAAAATTACGTCACCTATATAGTAAAATTAAAGCAGTCAATAACGACATCCTAACCAAACCGGAAGCCTAAATAGATGCCTATCTGAATGATCAAAAAGCTTTAGTAAATGGTTTGCCCTCGGTCAATAATATCGCTGATCAGTTGAGTCTGACACTCAGGTATCTGAGTGATCTGCTGCGTAATTTAACCGGTCAAACCACGCAACAGTTTATCCACGGAATAATGATCGATAAAGCCAAAGAATATCTTCATTGATCCATCACTTGTCGTCATGCAAATTCACTGTTGAGGGGATAAGAACCGCTTTGGATAAAACTTTAAGCACCTTTAGTTATTTTATTCGATCATGCGCAAGTTTGATGAATGGAGTACCTGTAACCTGATTTCATTATAGCTGGCTATTAAAGCGGGACGTATATTGTCACGGCATGATCAAAAACGATGGTACAACTAAAAAGCTTTTACATTATATACTTTTTAGTATATTTTTGTATCGTAATCAAAACGCCATGTTGACGAAAGCAGAGAGAACAAAACAGTTTATTTTAGAGACCGCAGCTCCAATTTTTAATCAAAAGGGAATTTCGGGAGCCAACATTGACGATGTACTGGATGCCGCTAAATTAACCAAGGGCTGCCTTTACGGGCATTTTGAAAATAAGGAGGATCTGGCCTTACAGGTTGTTGATCACATGCTTGTCAATAATGGTGAAAAAATGATGGCAACAATTAGTAAAGGCAAAACAGCCAAAGCCAAAGTGTTTGCCTTTCTTGATTTTTATAAGGACCCATTGAATACTCATTTGAAAGGCGGCTGTCCTATTTTTAACATTGCTGTAGAATCTGATGATAATTTCCCGGTCATCAAAGAGAAGATCGCGGGTGTAATCAGGAATGGTCAAAACATCTTTATCAGTATCTTAAACCAAGGCATACAAGCAGGTGAATTTTCTGCAACCCTTGATCCGGCTGTATATGCGTTTAAGGCGGTAGCTGCTGTAGAAGGTGGCTTGGTAATGTGCAGGGCAATTAATAGTGCCAAACCTATGGCGGGCCTAATTAAAAGTCTTAAGGCGGAGTTAGAAGCTTATGTAAGCTAAGTTTTTAATGACGATATAGTACACTAAAAGTATCTTATTGGTCTAAATAACTAAGTTTTTCGATTCATAAACCGGAATTTAAATCGTTCGATTAAAATATACTAAAAAGT contains the following coding sequences:
- a CDS encoding TetR/AcrR family transcriptional regulator, yielding MLTKAERTKQFILETAAPIFNQKGISGANIDDVLDAAKLTKGCLYGHFENKEDLALQVVDHMLVNNGEKMMATISKGKTAKAKVFAFLDFYKDPLNTHLKGGCPIFNIAVESDDNFPVIKEKIAGVIRNGQNIFISILNQGIQAGEFSATLDPAVYAFKAVAAVEGGLVMCRAINSAKPMAGLIKSLKAELEAYVS
- a CDS encoding alpha-galactosidase, whose translation is MTIKQHFTYLKFTIILIATFGKLSAQVITIPIETSSKAVVLQVGADKQLRTIYMGQKLADSKEYESISNEYKQTEDHAGLLNSAYTPSGARNLVEPAITVTHTDGNQSLDLRYVSHEVKTVSEGVSLLTVTLQDNVYNFYVTLCYKSYNKNDVIEQWSIIRHNEKSSVTLQKFASANLHIKGNGFWLKQFHGDWAKEMQPEESKLTHGIKTIDSKLGTRANLFMPSVFAISMGSPAHEDEGSVLLGGLEWSGNFKVDFEVDNQDNLRLIAGMNNYASAYKLKAGDEFATPPLVYTLSNQGTGYASRNLQSWARNFKILEGKGNRLTLLNNWEATYFDFNEQKLGELLKDTRKLGVDLFLLDDGWFGNNYPRNGDNAGLGDWQENRKKLPNGIASIARQAAADGVKFGIWIEPEMVNPKSNLYKNHPDWVVKQPKRDEYYFRNQLALDLSNPKVQDFVYHIVDSLFIKAPSLAYIKWDCNAVIYNAYSVYLKSEQSNFYVEYVRGLYKVLQKIRAKYPTVPIMLCSGGGGRVDYGALQYFTEFWPSDNTDPMERIFIQWNYSYFYPAIATSAHVTDWGKQPIKFRTDVAMMGKLGFDIVLDKLSSSDMQFCQQAVVNYNSIKEVIWHGDQYRLRSPYEHNMASMMYVDEAKTSAVIFNYLVNNRYGESSRLPVKLKGLDPQKRYRIEEVNVYPGTRTSINSNFQLSGDFLMNVGINPDVNAQRTSVILKIVQVK
- a CDS encoding alpha-galactosidase: MAYGKAGLITYNLKTGTYSVTDNGHSYISSAFANLKLNDDTLSSTGSFSRKYSKTVISNGFGKGTRHVITLTASGMPLLQQIFYTYPGRNYFFVQLKVTGKQLTSNYMSPLVARFTSLGKGERSIFMPFDNDTFISYNAKDLNKGVTNTSAEVGLVYNSEKNGIIAGSVEHELWKTGVSVANLTNAHNLKVWAGYADKDVTRDTVPHGIVKGTVLQSPLMMVGYFADWRKGLEEYGKCNRIAEPPYVFNWTKATPIGWNSWGVLQDKLTYDKAVEVTNFFADSLKAFRSGSTAYIDLDAYWDFLKQGDDFSKLKEFADYCKSKGLQPGAYWAPFTDWGHKSGGSRKAEGSDYTYAELWTKTGRGYHDIDGARALDPTHPGTKKRIDYFIDHLKACGFKMIKIDFLGHAAIEAKQFHDPAVTTGMQAFRVGMEYLVNRMDNQMLIYAAISPNIATGRYVHSRRVACDAFKTIEHTKYTLNSLSYGWWQTYVYNFIDADHVVFANEPIGANRARLLSALITGTFITGDDFSANGVWKERAKQFYQSKALLKVLKSGKAFQPVDAATGIGASTAFWRRDGNEFYLAVFNYDKEAQHHDITFAELGIDPRDIRQCTEILQDKSFAYSNKLSIDIAGADAALYKFNLNK
- a CDS encoding SGNH/GDSL hydrolase family protein, which encodes MKRICVAAVILLPFTVLYASAQSNYDKWKGFERVSVKVNNFNGYYVKPQHPLKGNPWVWRASFPDWHTDIDSILLTKGFHIAYLDADNLYGNALAMQAWDAFYRQLTAQLNLSAKPALEAVSRGALYALTWAKRNPDKVSCIYAETPVYDVKSWPGGKGKGIGDSAAWNEFKSIFKFTEQQALAYHDNPIDNLEGLAAFKVPVLNVVGLWDQITPLAENAALFVSRYNALGGPATVIPVTAGPQTMNGHHIPIPNVEQLANFIINNTAAIEPLPYSRYINVRSGIANFERSAVIKKKAVVAFLGGSITYNPGWRQKVCTYLQEFYPQTQFRFIAAGIPSLGSLPHAFRLQQDVLDSGKVDLLFLEAAVNDRVNGTDSLTQVRDLEGIVRHAKRANPNMDIVMMEFADPDKNHDYDGGKTPVEVTNHELVANSYGLASINLAKEVHDKIKNREFSWDDDFKDLHPSVFGQELYFANIKELFAICREKTAQATVVYKQLPSKLNKFSFANGSYYTIKNAKTDKNWSLNANWHPTDNTGTREGFVNIPVLSATTAGARLTLKFKGDAIGIAVLSGPDAGAINYSIDNGAYKRLSLYTPWSSSLHLPWYLLLGAGLSNTTHSLSIIIDDAKPEGSLGKACRIVNFLVNKP
- a CDS encoding glycoside hydrolase family 95 protein, which encodes MKKILFSLIVVTVSIQSNAQSLKVWFNKPASQWEETLPLGNGRLGMTPTSGVIDEKIVLNDITLWSGAPQDANNYEAYKSLPKIRSLLAEGKNDEAQALIDKNFICKGIGSGGVPFGCYQMLGDLDIRFNYAQQLSEADVKEYYRELSLDNAVAKCSYRIGGVTYHREYITSFGTDVCMVRLWADKPGQISCNIKLTRPEKSKTDVTKNTLQMEGELNSGTAEPGMQYLAKVQAKLTGGKLNANGNTLEIKNANEVVLYVSACTNYKNSAYKNYITKQLNEAFNGNYNLQKKQHITKYQKLFNRVNVKIGNNTAAQLPTNERLAAFRTTPDKDLALPVLFYQFGRYLSISSTRVGLLPPNLQGLWANQVQTPWNGDYHLDVNVQMNHWPLEVSNLSELNLPLAELVKGMVKPGERSAKAYYNADGWVAHVITNIWGFTEPGESASWGVTKSGSGWLCNNLWEHYAFSEDKNYLKTIYPILKGSAMFYSSMLIHDQKTGWLVTSPSSSPENSFYLPNGKTASICEGPTIDNQIIRELFANVITAAKALNTDKALVKSLEYKLKQLPPAGMVAKDGRLMEWLHEYKETDPQHRHISHLYGLFPAPLITPELTPELAEACKKTLDVRGDDGPSWSIAYKQLFWARLHDGNRAYKLFKEIMKPTLKTDINYGAGGGVYPNLLSAGPPFQIDGNFGAAAGIAEMLIQSHAGFIELLPAIPDQWKTSGSVSGIKGRGNVTLSFTWKNGKVTAYKVTAPDARRVKIKVNGVLKQVVITKA